The Rhododendron vialii isolate Sample 1 chromosome 3a, ASM3025357v1 nucleotide sequence CTAGCTCTTGAGACCACCACCAATGGAAAGTACACtttcggtacatgaattttgatatataatttgcccaaaacggagTCCGGATGAAAAAGATTTGATTGTCCGAAGTTCCACAACAATTGCTGAAAGTTACCCGAGAGGTACGGGTACCACAAAActcagtaccggtacccacCCAAAATCGACCCAAAAGTTTCAGCACTGATCCGCCGGTACAAGTTCCACCAAAAAGTGGTACGGGTACCAACTGGGTTTTTCAGCGAAAATCCAACACGACTTCCTTCCGATTCCCAACCTTTTTCTCTACTCAAACCACATCTAAAACTCCTCAAACTACACCAAATCATGCTTTAACTCATATATATCAAAGAGCTACTTAAGAAACTCAAACCCCATGAATCAAAGAAgcttaaaacataaaaacacaagaGATTCAAGAGGTATTCTTCTCATACCCAACTTAACTTGCATCATCTAATTAAGGCATGAACCCAACTATTTAAGCATGAAATTAGACTTACCCAAACATGAAATTCAACaattaaaatatgaaattacCTAGATGATTAACAACCTAGACAACCAAGAACCTTCaagctctcctctcttcttttccttcttcttcttcttcctcttcctctctctctctctctctctctctctctctctctctacgttggAAGCAAGATGAGAATAGGGGAGAAATATCCCCCAAAATATCCTCCATGATATTTGATAAAGGCTATGGGAAAATTATTGTATGCAATTGAAACATGAACTTACTTATACTCCACCCATGAATCACATACAAGGCCCTCGAACTTCCGTCATAaacaaatcaaccccaaaaacatataattcaattaaaagatgAATTAAATACTCTAATATTCGGGACGGGTATTACACGGTGCGTCCACAACGACGAATTCTTGATTAGATGCAACCGAGCCCGTAACAACAGGGAGGGTAATCCTTCCGAGAGGCCAAACTGGAGTGCCACTGAAACCAATTAAAGGGACTTCTGCTGGTAAAAGGCACGACTGTGGGATTTTGAGCTCGTTGAAGAGAGATAAGTACATCActtctgccgagcttccttgatcaataAGCACCCTTTTGACCGAGTGAGTTGATATTTGGATtgtgaccaccagagcgtcgctatggggtgtttggacaCGTTGAAGATCTTGCTCGGTGAAAGTGATAGACCAGGGACGCTCGAGCAATTTGGTTCGTTTAGGAGCACgattgatggaaaaaatttgggtaacttTCTCAGCTTTGACAAGCTCTTGACGGAGCTGTTTTGCTGCCTCCTTTATTGTTGACCCATGAATAACGTTGATTACTCCGACTGGACGTGGAATTAGGTTTTGTCCACCAGCGTTCGACTGTCTCCTCGGCGTTTTTGTCCAATCaatatgatcatcaagaagtccttgtgccgctagattttccaaaagtgctttATAGGGAGCGCAAGCCGTGGTGTAATGCCCGAGCTCATTATGGTACGAGCATCTCTTCCGACTGTTGTTGTTGCCTTCTTCTGTGTTCAATTTGGGAGGGTTcggccaaacaaagaacggTTCCCTCTCAATCGTccggaggaggaaataaattggctctttgAAAACGATGGTTTCAGCTATATAGTCATGAGCTTTCGGCCCCTTTTTGTCTGCCACCTTGACTatgttgacctgcttcttcggctggACAGCGACCACAGGCTTCGGTGGTGCGATTTGGGGCGTGGGGACATGAAGGCTTTGAGGTACGATTGAGTTTTGTCCTCCTTGGAGTTCTCACTCGgcgaggaactcttcgtaggaacAGAACTGTTCAACCGTCCTCATTAGCTCGTTCATTCCATGAGGTGCCCTTATTGCCAGCTCATCCAAGATCTTGCTTCCTGTTTCCAACCCATTCTTGAAGTTCCTTGCCGCCTAGTATTGATCAACACCGAGTATTTCGTTAAACAATTGCCAGTAACGTTCGGCATATTTCCGAAGCGTTTCGCCGGGCCTCTTTCTCATCTGTGCCaaggcatcttcttccttggcttgcttgttgctagtaatgaaccgatagttaaaagctctttcaagctctttgaaactgTGGATCGATCCAGCCTATAATTGGTTGAACCAAAGCAAGCCGAGGCGCCCAAGACTGAAGGGAAATGTTTTGCACATGATGGCGTCGTCTTCGGTGACGCATGAGATGGTGCTTCTGTAgctgatgagatgggtgtatgccTCAGTAGTGCTGGGGTCAAACTTCTGGAACTTTGGGAGGTGGAGACCTAGCTTCGGCAGCGTAGCTTGGATCTTTGCCGAGAAGGGTGATTCTGTcagttttttcaattggtactcGTGGGTTGGCCGAGGGGGAAGACCTTCCCGAGCGTTTCGAGACTTCTTTGATGCTCGATATTcttgttccctttgttttccttcttcctcgtcTTGCTGCCGTTGagatcccctctctctcttctctatggGGACCCTTCTGTAGTCCTTTTATGGAAGATTTTCAGTGTGATAGACCCTTCGTCGGCTAGGACGATCGTCTTGCCGAACGACCACGCTTACGCTTTTTTCACGGCGAAGCTTCAAAGCGCTTCCCGAGTTTGTTGCTCGTCCTTCATAGGCATTCTCCCGAGGGACTTCGTCTTGACCAATATGCTGGCTCTGGGGACCTTTCCCGTTTCTTCGAGGAGTTCGGCTTCTTTGCCGTTCGGATTTGTACGGGACAAGAGCCTGGTCGTTGTCTCGGAATTCCACGGTATCGTAGCTTTGGGAGCCCTGGGAGTATTCGTCTCCAGCCGATGAACTTGAGAAAACAGTATGTGGGCTCCCTTCTCTACGCCCTTCTCTGCCTTTAAGTCCCGCACCATTGCCGAGACGTTGATGAACTGGGGAAAGTTGCTGCCTAAAACGAGCGTTATCCCCAGCTCGGTGATCCGTCAATGGTGGGTCCAGGCGGTCGTGGACTGAGATTCTTTTTGGCCGTGAATCAACACCAAAGGAGGGGGGGTGGCAGATTTCCTCTCCGGCGCCGACCCTGAGATCTAGAGTGGGATGCCGTAGGAAATTCTTTGGCCTTAATCTTTTCGATCTCCATTCTTAGAATGGCTACATCAGCGTTGGTCTATTCTTGTTGCTGTTCTAGCATTTGTACGTATGCTAGAGCGTCTTCACTCAAACCCACTGGACGTTGGATGTAAGAGCTCACGCCTGGTGGAGTAAATCCAggagggtgagatggggaggcAGCGTTGATACCGGTTTCAGAGGTGATGTGCAAAGAAGAACTGAGGGGTTGAAAAAGAGGAGGTGGGGGTGCTCCGCCCATTTTTGGTTGGAGGAGACTGGTGGAGATCTGGAGGGATGAAGTTTTTTGGGTTCGAAAGAAATGGTCGAGGTGGAGGAGCCGCCGTGGATCTAAGAAAcagtttcacgtcgggttcaccaaattgtggggctcCGTTCTGGATGGTTCGGAATTAGCTCCTAGCTCTTTGCTCaatcctgcaaaacgaagcacgactaagagaccacgccggaggttctccgggatggccctccgatgcaagagtcagtttgcttgcaaggaagagtTAGGAATTaagagctagggttttgtttgagcgtacctcttccaagtaggcataatgggatatttatagggaacccttcgcttggtctccaagattacaccaacgctcaacacgcgtcggctgatgtcattGTTGCATCACGTCTAGGGTTTTacaaccgttttcatgatgagctggcaccttcacgtgccaccatcattgttctcataaccgtttggatgacgtcacgaccatcatcattgccatgGTTACTGTTCTGATGCGGATAAGCTGGATCGTCGGCCAAGCTTTGCTTGGCACCGAGCGTGTTATGGGACCTTCGGCAGCTATCCAAACGAACGTATCCTCCACCCTGAGCGGGTTCAGGGAATGGGGAATCAAAGGAAGTGGTAATTAGCAAATACCTTCGGCTGCAGGGGCCCTCGGCAACGGTTGCTGATCCGAACGTCCAAAGAAAGATGTCTTGGAGTTGGAAGGAATACTGGTTCACGTTCGGAAGTCGATCGAGCcatttgctcggcctgctacagaaaggagtaatttatttttgttttctgaagtTTAGGGAAGGGTAAAAGACGAGTCCGTGATATGACAGACTTGCAAAGGACTACAACTTTTTATATAAAAGAAAAGACTTGCAAAAGATAAGCAtaggcacgacacgacacatgCTCGAAATAGGCACGACACATGCACAAAATAGGCACGACATAGATACGATGAAAAAATAACTCATACTAGGCTCGAGAATGAATATTTTAAGTATCCCATTTATCTACTCATTATGGTGCTTATGCACATTCTTACGTTTTTGACCTAGTAACATTAATTGGGCTTACTGCTCAAACAATCTGATGGGACCTATTGGAGAATTAACGGGCCCGTTTCAAAAATGAATTCCACTTCTCTCCAACTCAATCCCCACTAAAAATTGCAAGCCTAAGGATTGTGCTTGGCTTTGCAAGGCATTCTTacaaatttagtttttttttttttcacttttgatATCAACAATGGCTTGGCTGACAGTGCCAGCTCTAAGCCACTATGGAAAACATACTCCTTTCgttccataatatttgttcTGCCCGCAAAACGATGTCTTAAAACTAAcataattgtttcaataaaaaatttaaacttttttcacaaattataaaaGAAGTCATTGATAtctaataagttgttgaaaaaattttgaattttattattttaagaCTCCGTTTTACGGAGcaaactaatattttgagatgaatgaagtatttttcaattatttttttaaaagaaaatttcattcgCAATTCACAGTAGAAATCACGTGGAGACCACACATCAATAGTTGTGTTTTTTAGAAAGTCTTGGCGTGTGATGCATCGTAGTAGTAAGCGGTAGTATATACCACATGCTTTTAGCGCGTGGAGGAAACCCTCTGCCGAGGGTCTGCtatcaaacaaatttttaaagcgcaataagagcatccgcaccaGTCTCTTCAAATTTCAGAccaaattacaccttaaaatatcactttattactttagctagtcACTTTTAAAAAGCatactgcatcagactctctatTCTAACTTGTGGtctattaatatattatttccttcttcttccaaAACAATTGATTATGAGATTCTTAgacataaaaattaattatgaccatttacgataaaatgataaaaaagtaagatcttcacaccagttcaaaaaaattaaaaattgaagtatttaattttttagccatattttttactatataaacagtctaaaaaattaagtgcttcaattttcaatccgtttgaaccagtgcgaagatcttatttttttgatcattttatcctaaaaagtcatagttaatttttgtctttaaggctttcataatcaagtttctgttcTACAGTATCctaaataaataataaagtaaCAAATAGATGGATGAATAGTGCCTCGTTTTTTACCACTAGGCACTGTAGCAAAGTTAAGGAAATTGTAAAGTAGCGAGAGAGGGGAAGAGGCTGATGCAGGAGAGAATTTGcttgttttctctttattttaactTTGAAGAAGATGTAGCGTGTTTGATGTGGATGCCCTAAGGGGGTGTTTCGTTAgctaatttttgcattttcattatcACCTTTTGGCATTTTAAGTGTTTGggtaccccaaaccaaaaccgaTTCTAGCATAATGAGTTCTTCATTTTGATGTTTAGAGAAGAGAAGTGAGAACTAGGGAGAAATGAGCTTTTTGACttctcatttttcactttttctcatttcggttaacaaaaaaggaagcgCGGACTGTGCTGTGCACCATCTGGACCGTCCgtctcgacaattaatggtccagagatttaaaaaaaaacttttccagaATATTAACTTTTTCAGGACTCTTCCCTcctgaaaaagttttttaaaatttggaccatccaaaacacttttgaatggttgagattgcaCAACACAGTGTTGTAAACTAGGTGCACAGAACGCCCCCCAGGTCCAATTAGATCACAAAAtatattctgcacatatctccTAAACCAATAAACCAAATTAGTCAAATTAACTTATTAGTCCAAAACCACCCTAGCTGGGTCTTTGACCAAGAGTACCGCAATTCGCACTACACACTGGACCATTTTGGTTTCCGAGGCGATGTGGACGCATCTCCAAAACGGACATTGGGCCCAACCCATTGGAGGTTATGAATTTAGAGGCCCATGATTCATCCGGTCCAAACAACATAGGAGAGGAGGAGAGTGTGTGTCTGTGCGTCGATTATGACTGAAATTAGAGgcagagaaagaaaaaatgggtgaaagaaggaaagaagaagatgggaaGAAAACAAAGATGGAGTGGCCGCCAATCAAACCCAAGTCTAATCTCAAGATTACTCGCCTCAAAGACACTGATCTCTTTACGGTATTGTGTCTTCCTTACAATCTTTCTTGATTTGTCCAATTTCcattttccttcaaaatttccCATGCCATCGTTTTTTTCACGGAATCTGCTTTATTGTCCTGACCCACAATTCTGGCATAcaagtatgtgtgtgtgtgtgtgtttctacACAGCATATCATTGTAGTCTGTAGATATATGTTTATTCATTGCATTAATTTTTTCTGTTGTGATGAATGGGTTCTTTCTATTTTACTATTTCTGTTACTACCAATGAATAATCTGATGCAGTGCGACCCACTTAAGATGCAAGCACCGCCTAGGTTATATTTCTTAGGAGCTAATTTAGCTCGATGATGGCAGTCTGCTAAACAAATGAGACAAGCTAGTTCTTCAGTTTAGGTTAATTCTACTAACAAATGGCTATCAAACGGACTCGATTCTGAGTTGGTTCAATCCCTGTTATGCTTGGAAATTCTGCAATTTCGTTTCATGTTTACATCAATCAGAACTGTAATATCAAGTTTGGGATGTAGTTCGagtttgtgtgtattttcttgAATTATGATCGCACTAGAAATGGAGAAGATAAGACAACAATCACAAAAATAACACAAAGGATTTATGTGTTTCCTCTTAATGCCCGTGTCCACAGACAAAGTTGAACAGGGATATCATTTGAAAGTAGAGAATACATGGGGCTAGGTCTTATAACTCTCGTAAGGGAACCCTATATCCCACAGGTACCACTTATATAGAAGACCCCTCATGTCAGACCGGATCAATAGGTATCAAAATACATAATAACAGATTGAGATTTGTTACTGCCTTAGTATCATCAAGATAGTCTTGAACTTGCTTCTTGGGGCACAGTTTGAGCCTGAATGTAGTTTCACAAGACCATGTCTGATTGTTATAGTTGTCCCTGATCAGCTTGCTAACACCTTTGACTGCAATAAATTAGAGTGCAATTTGGAAAAATCGAGCGGGTGGGCTCTTATCGTCCGTGGTATCTTTAGGATTGACAATGACATGCATCTCAGCAGTAATAAGTTTAATTAGATAACTTGTGCTAAGACCATCCATGCTTTGTGGAGTGGAATTTGGGTGGCAATAGTTCTTCTATGATCTAGAGTGGATGATAAGGGTGTTGAGTTTCTGAGTGGAAAACAACAGACAAGAACTGAATGCATTTATGTGTAGGGGAAGGTAACAAAGATCAACTGGGGACGTGCCAATAAGGTTGAGGTAGTAATTGGGTTTGGGAGAGATTCTACACGGTGCTGCAATATTAAAGGAAGGCCATTAATAGCTGTGCTGTGTTGAAGCGAAAAGAGTCAAAAGACATGTACAAAATCTGCTTATCTGATCCAAATGTCTTAGATTTAGCTTCATGATCTGCTTAGATATTCTTACGTTGTCCATAAAATCAAGGTATTGAATCACCAAAATTATTTAGTCAAGAAAATCAATGCTACTATTTTCTTCAGTACAATTGCTCATACGTTTGTTATACGTTCATTGGGTGGTAATAATTCCTTCTTTGTTCAAGATATTCAGGTGCAGGATTTCTTCACTTCTGTTGAGTCGAAGGCATTCACTAAAGCTGCTGAGTCACTTGGGTTTGCTCACCAAGGGAGCCTTGGCCCAACAAAAGGCGAAGCATACAGAGACAATGATCGTGTTTCTGTGAATGATCCAGTTCTTGCAAATACAATATGGGAATCTGGACTCAACAAATTATTTTGTGATTTTAAGATACGAGGCAAAGTTGCTGTTGGGTTGAATCCGAATATCAGACTCTACCGGTAAGTTGGGTGACTTGGGTCTTTTCCGTCTTAGGCTGTGCTCATTTCGTCACATGATCACAAGAGTTAT carries:
- the LOC131318978 gene encoding uncharacterized protein LOC131318978, translating into MGERRKEEDGKKTKMEWPPIKPKSNLKITRLKDTDLFTVQDFFTSVESKAFTKAAESLGFAHQGSLGPTKGEAYRDNDRVSVNDPVLANTIWESGLNKLFCDFKIRGKVAVGLNPNIRLYRYKVGQHFGRHIDESVDLGDGKHTHYTLLIYLSGGFKPKSKSDKSNPQDSSELLVGGETVFYGPRNGVVAEVSPVEGMALLHIHGDKCMLHEARNVSKGVKYVLRSDVTFA